A DNA window from Camelina sativa cultivar DH55 chromosome 17, Cs, whole genome shotgun sequence contains the following coding sequences:
- the LOC104756913 gene encoding transcription factor bHLH76-like, with protein MDMSDKDEFAAKKRDLDWRISDSNNPIVSYPPENPMSAPSQMMDESFRQNLWHDCGFNVQTDAGTSFRGNVDRPLEMGGWNMAQFPADSGFIERAAKFSFFGCGSFGEMMMNQHSNGLFVQDMEKNQIGVATGSKLVDGPVKVVKENGSSDVSEDSQSSGGNNGHDDAKCMEISSKVFNAKKRKRTVKDSEQEDKKEKDEQSPNSNANKTNSGKQASDPLKDGYIHMRARRGQATNSHSLAERVRREKISERMKFLQDLVPGCDKVTGKAVMLDEIINYVQSLQCQIEFLSMKLSAVNPVLDFNLESLLAKDSLHVPAPTFPQDMSMLYPPLSHLSQKGFMQPNLSSLSTLNGGLKRQDTHGYESDQHNVVHMNHETSTAPDHEKNTTANTEVEP; from the exons ATGGACATGAGTGACAAAGACGAGTTTGCTGCCAAGAAGAGGGATTTGGATTGGAGAATCTCTGACTCTAATAACCCAATAGTTTCGTACCCTCCGGAGAATCCAATGTCGGCTCCTTCTCAGATGATGGATGAATCATTCAGGCAAAATCTTTGGCATGATTGTGGTTTCAATGTCCAGACAGATGCAGGCACTTCTTTTAGGGGTAATGTTGATAGACCTCTTGAAATGGGTGGTTGGAACATGGCTCAGTTCCCTGCAGATTCAGGATTCATAGAGCGTGCTGCAAAGTTTTCGTTTTTCGGGTGTGGGAGTTTTGGTGAAATGATGATGAACCAACATTCGAATGGCCTGTTTGTTCAAGATATGGAGAAGAATCAAATTGGGGTTGCCACTGGTTCCAAACTAGTTGATGGACCTGTTAAGGTAGTGAAAGAGAATGGATCGAGTGATGTTTCAGAGGATTCTCAATCTAGTGGAGGTAATAATGGTcatgatgatgctaaatgtATGGAAATATCTTCCAAGGTGTTTAAcgcaaagaagaggaaaaggacTGTGAAG GATTCTgaacaagaagataaaaaggAGAAGGATGAGCAAAGTCCAAATTCAAATGCTAACAAGACAAACAGTGGCAAACAAGCTTCTGATCCTTTAAAGGATGGGTATATTCACATGAGGGCTAGAAGAGGCCAGGCTACAAATAGTCACAGTCTTGCAGAAAGG GTTAGGAGGGAAAAGATCAGTGAAAGGATGAAGTTCCTGCAAGATCTTGTACCGGGTTGTGACAAG GTGACTGGGAAGGCTGTTATGTTAGACGAAATCATTAACTATGTGCAATCACTTCAATGCCAGATCGag TTTTTATCAATGAAGCTTTCGGCTGTGAATCCTGTGCTCGATTTTAACCTCGAAAGCCTCCTTGCAAAAGAT TCCCTTCATGTACCTGCCCCAACATTTCCCCAAGACATGTCGATGCTCTATCCTCCACTATCACATCTCTCTCAAAAAGGATTCATGCAACCAAACCTTTCCTCACTGTCTACATTGAATGGAGGATTAAAGCGGCAG GACACACATGGATACGAAAGTGATCAGCACAATGTTGTCCACATGAACCATGAAACTAGTACTGCACCTGATcatgaaaaaaacacaacag CTAACACGGAGGTGGAGCCCTag
- the LOC104756915 gene encoding extensin-2-like, with the protein MANPNWPSSLMLFLALVSMVAHISAQYSPPTPPSYVYPLPPYVYNSPPPYVYNPPSPPPYVYKAPPQSPPYVYSSPPPPPYVYKSPPPPPYVYSSPPPPPYVYKSPPPPPYVYSSPPPPPYVYKSPPPPPYVYSSPPPPPYVYKSPPPPPYVYSSPPPPPYVYKSPLPPPYVYSSPPPPPYVYKSPPPPPYVYSSPPPPPYVPPYVYKAPPPPPYVYSSPPPPPYVYKSPPPPPYVYSSPPPPPYVYKSPPPPPYVYNSPPPPPYVYKSPPYVYSPPPPPPYVYKSPPYVYSSPPPPPYVYKSPPPYVYSSPPPYVYSSPPYVYKPPPPPPPYVYKSPPYVYSSPPPPPYVYKSPPPYVYSSPPPYVYSSPPYVYKPPPYVYSSPPPPSYSYSSPPPPIY; encoded by the exons ATGGCCAATCCTAATTGGCCATCTTCACTTATGTTGTTCTTAGCCTTGGTTTCCATGGTTGCACATATAAGTGCTCAATACTCTCCACCAACACCACCATCGTATGTTTATCCGCTTCCGCCATATGTTTACAACAGTCCTCCACCATACGTTTATAACCCCCCATCACCACCTCCGTATGTTTACAAAGCTCCACCGCAATCTCCTCCATATGTCTACAGCTCTCCGCCACCacctccatatgtttacaaatctcctccaccacctcctTACGTCTAtagctctccaccaccacctccatatgtttacaagtctcCCCCACCACCTCCATACGTTTATAGctctcctccacctcctccatatgtttataaatctcccccaccaccaCCCTATGTCTATAGCTCTCCACCGcctcctccatatgtttacaagtcaccaccacctcctccttacGTATATAGTtctccaccacctcctccatatgtttacaagtctcCCCTTCCTCCTCCATACGTTTACAGctcccctcctcctcctccatatgtttacaagtctccccctcctcctccatatgtttacagctctcctcctcctcccccatACGTACCTCCATACGTCTACAAagctcctccacctcctccttaCGTCTATAGCTcgccaccacctcctccatatgTGTACAAGTCTCCTCCGCCACCTCCATACGTCTACAGTTCTCCGCCACCCCCTCCTTATGTTTAcaaatctcctccaccacctcccTACGTCTATAACTcgccaccacctcctccatatgTATACAAGTCTCCTCCTTATGTCTACAGTCCGCCACCGcctcctccatatgtttacaagtctcCTCCTTATGTCTACAGTTCGCCACCGcctcctccatatgtttacaagtctcCACCTCCATATGTCTATAGCTCTCCACCACCTTATGTCTATAGCTCTCCTCCATATGTATACAAGCCTCCT CCACCGcctcctccatatgtttacaagtctcCTCCTTATGTCTACAGTTCGCCACCGcctcctccatatgtttacaagtctcCACCTCCATATGTCTATAGCTCTCCACCACCTTATGTCTATAGCTCTCCTCCATATGTATACAAGCCTCCTCCTTATGTCTATAGCTCTCCGCCACCTCCAAGTTATAGCTATAGCTCTCCCCCTCCACCGATAtactaa
- the LOC104759428 gene encoding UPF0725 protein At3g44770-like, which produces MGPYLHEEEEEQEDVDYIRQRNDSQCFDFYPDVRIPRTTGISPFYFGEEEEPPTEMVLYGRLGVHWFNFENNRNLGFIRIPKLNTEHPFSVTYYITVDVKDVDDSADHSLTLQTMVRRPLIDKFYLYMERCRIKPTTVERDTTSFNFFHSFVPDRFYQGPIPAFLSEPSEDAHDNDAMRFYEVPDMDIDKYDWLLLYAEFALLHVCEKAGSHSFLPEEIEMKNVLVETLETHTEPSLKLKSMNAIFHISFRANSCDYITVVRRTIDWVPGHMFLEVDCRKEI; this is translated from the exons ATGGGGCCCTATttgcatgaagaagaagaagagcaagaagatgTGGATTACATTCGCCAAAGAAATGATAGTCAG TGTTTCGATTTCTATCCTGACGTTCGTATCCCACGTACTACCGGAATCTCACCATTTTATTttggcgaagaagaagaaccacctACCGAAATGGTTCTCTACGGCCGGTTGGGAGTTCATTGGTTCAACTTTGAGAATAATAGGAACTTGGGGTTCATACGCATACCTAAATTGAATACCGAACATCCCTTTTCTGTGACTTACTATATTACTGTCGACGTTaaagatgttgatgattctGCTGATCATTCTCTCACTTTGCAAACTATGGTCAGAAGACCTCTCATTGACAAGTTTTATCTCTACATGGAACGCTGCCGAATCAAACCCACAACAGTGGAAAGAGATACTACTAGCTTTAACTTCTTCCATAGTTTTGTGCCAGATAGGTTTTACCAAGGACCTATCCCTGCTTTTTTGTCGGAACCATCAGAAGATGCTCATGATAATGATGCTATGAGATTCTACGAGGTTCCGGACATGGACATTGATAAATATGATTGGCTTCTTCTATATGCCGAGTTTGCACTTTTACATGTTTGCGAAAAGGCTGGATCTCATTCTTTCCTGCCTGAGGAGATTGAGATGAAGAATGTACTTGTGGAAACCTTAGAAACTCATACTGAGCCGTCTCTGAAGCTCAAGTCTATGAATGCTATCTTCCACATCAGCTTCAGGGCCAACAGTTGCGACTACATAACTGTAGTAAGGAGAACTATTGATTGGGTTCCAGGACATATGTTCCTCGAAGTCGATTGCCGCAAAGAAATCTGA